A stretch of the Aegilops tauschii subsp. strangulata cultivar AL8/78 chromosome 4, Aet v6.0, whole genome shotgun sequence genome encodes the following:
- the LOC109775090 gene encoding AAA-ATPase At2g46620: MQRPGSPHFEEKKIHRRRGPTPSSSPSPSHPPPLKTSAAHPPHLASQNRLRTGTYRHQRGRAPLLRAMALLLLLAYAALAVAALSHRSALHALRRLWRWADDQTQAYQLHQVPRRLPGAEGVHRENPLFLKAAAYVSSLPSLEDADAVSVLSSSANKTHGGFSLRLGPGHTARDAFLGARLAWTCLAREDGEEALVLRVRRHDRARVLRPYLQHVESVADDMELRRRELRLFVNVRGGVDGAPRWASAPFAHPATLDAVAMDPDLKARVRADLESFAKGRAYYHRLGRVWRRSYLLHGPPGTGKSTFAAAMARFLGYDVYDVDLSRADVDLRALLMHTTPRSLILLEDLDRHLQLQDHGAEARVLSFMDGVASCCGEERVMVFTMRGVAPLPAAVARPGRLDVHVRFTLCDFEAFKALAGSYLGLTDHKLFPQVEEGFQAAGERRPSPAELGEIMLANRASSSRALRTVITRLQHERASEGSAAPTTAPPRMPHRRITSWSGAGQWDGGAEEDAGTTACAGGGVLGKDAAPMRELKKLYGLIKTRSRKDGPGVAPSEEGEATAAVSGRWSGSGSNHGMER; the protein is encoded by the coding sequence atgcagaggccagggAGTCCCCATTTCGAGGAAAAAAAAATTCATCGCCGCCGCGGGCCAACTCCATCGTCCTCCCCATCCCCATCCCATCCACCACCTCTTAAAACCTCGGCCGCCCACCCCCCACATCTCGCCAGCCAAAACCGACTCCGCACCGGCACGTACCGACATCAACGCGGGCGCGCTCCCTTGCTCCGGGCAatggccctcctcctcctcctcgcctacGCCGCGCTCGCCGTGGCGGCGCTCTCGCACAGGTCCGCGCTCCACGCGCTGCGCCGCCTGTGGCGCTGGGCCGACGACCAAACGCAGGCGTACCAGCTCCACCAGGTGCCGCGCAGGCTCCCTGGTGCTGAGGGAGTCCACCGGGAGAACCCGCTGTTCCTCAAGGCCGCGGCGTACGTCTCCTCGCTGCCGTCGCTCGAGGACGCCGACGCCGTCTCCGTGCTCTCCTCCTCCGCCAACAAGACCCACGGCGGCTTCTCGCTCCGCCTCGGCCCCGGCCACACCGCGCGCGACGCCTTCCTCGGCGCGCGCCTCGCGTGGACCTGCCTGGCCCGCGAGGACGGCGAGGAAGCGCTCGTGCTGCGCGTGCGCCGGCACGACCGGGCCCGCGTGCTCCGGCCCTACCTGCAGCACGTCGAGTCCGTGGCCGACGACATGGAGCTACGAAGGCGGGAGTTGAGGCTCTTCGTCAACGTGCGCGGCGGCGTCGACGGGGCGCCGAGGTGGGCGTCGGCGCCGTTCGCGCACCCTGCCACGCTCGACGCGGTGGCCATGGACCCGGACCTCAAGGCGCGCGTCCGCGCTGACCTGGAGAGCTTCGCCAAGGGCCGCGCCTACTATCACCGGCTCGGCCGCGTCTGGCGCCGGAGCTACCTGCTCCACGGCCCGCCCGGCACCGGCAAGTCCACCTTCGCGGCGGCCATGGCGCGCTTCCTCGGCTACGACGTGTACGACGTGGACCTGTCCCGCGCCGACGTCGACCTCCGCGCGCTGCTCATGCATACCACCCCGCGCTCCCTCATCCTCCTCGAGGACCTCGACCGCCACCTGCAGCTCCAAGACCACGGCGCGGAGGCGCGGGTGCTGAGCTTCATGGACGGCGTGGCCTCGTGCTGCGGCGAGGAGCGGGTGATGGTGTTCACCATGCGGGGCGTCGCGCCCTTGCCCGCGGCGGTGGCGCGGCCGGGGCGGCTGGACGTGCACGTCCGGTTCACGCTCTGCGACTTCGAGGCCTTCAAGGCGCTGgccggcagctacctagggctgACAGACCACAAGCTGTTCCCGCAGGTGGAGGAGGGGTTCCAAGCCGCCGGCGAGCGTCGCCCCAGCCCCGCCGAGCTTGGCGAGATCATGCTCGCCAACCGCGCGTCCTCGAGCCGCGCGCTCCGCACCGTCATCACGAGGCTCCAGCACGAGCGCGCGTCGGAAGGCTCGGCCGCGCCGACAACGGCGCCGCCGCGGATGCCGCACAGAAGGATCACGAGCTGGTCCGGGGCCGGGCAGTGGGACGGCGGGGCGGAGGAGGATGCGGGGACGACGGCGTGCGCGGGCGGCGGGGTGTTGGGCAAGGACGCGGCGCCGATGCGGGAGCTGAAGAAGCTGTACGGGCTGATCAAGACGAGGAGCCGGAAGGATGGCCCCGGGGTCGCGCCGTCGGAGGAaggcgaggcgacggcggcggtgaGCGGACGCTGGTCCGGGTCCGGCAGCAACCACGGCATGGAGCGGTGA